The nucleotide sequence CACGCCGTCCAGAGCCTTTACGTCGCCGAAGGTCTTCACCAGGCCTTCGGCGTAGATGGCACCTGGCATATCAGTCTCCACGTCGTTGAGGATTCTTCGGAAAGCCTAGGTTTGTGCGTTTCGATCCGCCCGGTCAGACGTGAGGGGAGCGGCGTGACACACACCATAACGCGATGTATCGCGTCTCACAATGCTGTTTCTCGAACGAGTGACGACAGGGCCGCCGGCCTCGCCCGGCGCGCTGTCCGGCCTCAGCCGACGACGGTGTAACCGGCCTCGCGCAGGGCCCTGCCGACCTCGGCGCAGTGCGCCGGCCCCTTCGTCTCCAGGTGCAGTTCGACCTCCGCCTCGGTCAGTCCGAGCCGGGGGTCGGTCCGCAGATGGCTCACGTCGAGGACGTTAGCGTCCACCACTGACAACGCCCCCAGAAGCGCGGCGAGGGCGCCGGGACGGTCCGTGAGCCGCACCCGGACGGCCAGGTAGCGGCCCTGCACCGCCATGCCGTGCCGCAGGACGCGCTCCATCAGCACCGGATCGACGTTGCCGCCGGACAGCACCGCGACGACCGGGCCCTCGAAGGCCTCCGGCGCGCTGAGCAGCGCGGCCACCGGGCTCGCGCCGGCCGGCTCGACGACCAGCTTGGCCCGCTCCAGGCAGAGCAGCAGCGCCGCGGCCAGCTCGTCCTCCGTCACCGTGCGCACCTCGTCCACCAGCTCGCCGACGAGGGAGAACGGCACGTCGCCGGGCCGGCCCACCTTGATGCCGTCCGCCATCGTCGCCGGACTGCGCAGCGAGACCGGGCGGCCGGCCGCCAGCGAGGGGGGATACGCCGCGGCCCCCGCCGCCTGCACCCCGACGATCCGCACGTCGGGCCGCAGCGCCTTCACCGCGACCGCGATTCCCGCCGCCAGTCCCCCGCCGCCGATCCCGACGACGATGGTGCGCACCTCGGGGCACTGTTCGAGGATCTCCAGACCGACCGTGCCCTGCCCCGCGATGATGTCCGGGTGGTCGAAGGGGTGGATGAAGACCGCCCCCGTGGCGGCCGCGTACTCCTGGGCCGCGGCCAGCGTCTCGTCGACGACCTGCCCG is from Streptomyces asoensis and encodes:
- the ilvA gene encoding threonine ammonia-lyase; protein product: MSYRTADSLRPVTLDDVRGAQKMLSGVARATAMEGSRHLSQLVGAPVHLKCENLQRTGSFKLRGAYVRIAGLLPEERAAGVVAASAGNHAQGVALASAVLGVRSTVFMPQGAPLPKISATREYGAEVRLHGQVVDETLAAAQEYAAATGAVFIHPFDHPDIIAGQGTVGLEILEQCPEVRTIVVGIGGGGLAAGIAVAVKALRPDVRIVGVQAAGAAAYPPSLAAGRPVSLRSPATMADGIKVGRPGDVPFSLVGELVDEVRTVTEDELAAALLLCLERAKLVVEPAGASPVAALLSAPEAFEGPVVAVLSGGNVDPVLMERVLRHGMAVQGRYLAVRVRLTDRPGALAALLGALSVVDANVLDVSHLRTDPRLGLTEAEVELHLETKGPAHCAEVGRALREAGYTVVG